The Chlorocebus sabaeus isolate Y175 chromosome 1, mChlSab1.0.hap1, whole genome shotgun sequence genome includes a region encoding these proteins:
- the LOC103242191 gene encoding mas-related G-protein coupled receptor member X4-like produces the protein MDPTIPALGTSQTPINGREETPCYKLILSLTVLTCIISLVGLTGNAVVLWLLGFRMRRNAVSTYILNLAAADFLFLCGHVLRFLLSLINIPHTTRRILICVMTVPYLTGLSFLSAISTERCLSVLWPIWYRCRRPTHLSAVVCVLLWALSLLRSILEWRFCDFPFSGADSCWCETSNFIIIAWLTFLCVVLCVSSLVLLVRILCGSQKMPLTRLYVTILLTVLVFLLCGLPFGILGSLNYMIHKDLEVLYCHVYRVCMFLSSLNSSANPIIYFFVGSFRQRQNRQNLKVVLQRALQDTPEVDEGGGRLPEETLELSGSQCRQ, from the coding sequence ATGGATCCAACCATCCCAGCCCTGGGAACATCACAGACACCAATCAATGGACGCGAGGAGACTCCTTGCTACAAGCTGATCCTGAGCCTCACAGTGCTGACGTGCATCATTTCCCTCGTGGGGCTGACAGGAAACGCGGTTGTGCTCTGGCTCCTGGGCTTCCGCATGCGCAGGAACGCTGTCTCCACCTACATCCTCAACCTGGCGGCTGCCGACTTCCTCTTCCTCTGCGGCCACGTTTTACGTTTTCTGTTAAGCCTCATCAATATCCCCCATACCACCCGCAGAATCCTCATTTGTGTGATGACCGTCCCCTACCTTACAGGCCTGAGCTTTCTGAGCGCCATCAGCACGGAGCGCTGCCTGTCCGTCCTGTGGCCCATCTGGTACCGCTGCCGCCGCCCCACACACCTGTCAGCGGTCGTGTGTGTCCTGCTCTGGGCCCTGTCCCTGCTGCGGAGCATCCTGGAGTGGAGGTTCTGTGACTTCCCGTTTAGTGGTGCTGATTCTTGTTGGTGTGAAACATCAAATTTCATCATAATCGCATGGctgacttttttgtgtgtggttctCTGTGTTTCCAGCCTGGTCCTGCTGGTCAGGATCCTCTGTGGATCCCAGAAGATGCCGCTGACTAGGCTGTACGTGACCATCCTGCTCACAGTGCTGGTCTTCCTCCTCTGCGGCCTGCCCTTCGGCATTCTGGGGTCCCTAAATTACATGATCCACAAGGATCTGGAAGTCTTATATTGTCACGTTTATCGGGTTTGCATGTTCCTGTCCTCTCTAAACAGCAGTGCCAACCCCATCATTTACTTCTTCGTGGGCTCCTTTAGGCAGCGTCAAAATAGGCAGAACCTGAAGGTGGTTCTCCAGAGGGCTCTGCAGGACACGCCTGAGGTGGATGAAGGTGGAGGGCGGCTTCCTGAGGAAACCTTGGAGCTGTCGGGAAGCCAATGCAGGCAGTGA